One window of the Pseudarthrobacter sp. ATCC 49987 genome contains the following:
- a CDS encoding prephenate dehydratase, with product MVKKIAYQGEPGANSNIACAQMFPELESVPCASFEDALELVSGGEAALAMIPIENSIAGRVADIHVLLPLSGLQIVGEYFLPIHFDLLGIPGSTIEGATEVHSHIHALGQCRKLIRSAGLKPVIAGDTAGSAREVREWNDPTKLSLAPPLAARIYGLQVLASRVEDDPSNTTRFVVLAPEKELPSREALPEAAVTSLLFRVRNVPSALFKALGGFATNGVNMTRLESYMVGDEFAATMFMADVEGHPEDLPVRLALEELDFFTTEVRILGVYAAAEYRTGQAAAS from the coding sequence ATGGTCAAGAAGATTGCGTACCAGGGTGAGCCCGGCGCCAATTCCAATATTGCGTGCGCGCAGATGTTTCCCGAGCTGGAAAGCGTCCCGTGCGCCAGCTTCGAGGATGCCTTAGAGCTGGTATCCGGCGGGGAGGCTGCCCTGGCCATGATTCCTATTGAGAACTCGATCGCCGGCCGGGTGGCTGACATCCACGTCCTGCTGCCGCTATCCGGTCTGCAGATAGTGGGCGAGTACTTTCTTCCGATTCATTTTGACCTGTTGGGCATCCCGGGCAGCACCATCGAGGGGGCCACTGAGGTCCACAGCCACATCCATGCCCTGGGCCAGTGCCGCAAGCTGATCCGCAGTGCCGGCCTGAAGCCTGTTATTGCCGGCGATACCGCCGGTTCTGCCCGTGAAGTGCGGGAGTGGAATGATCCGACCAAGCTGTCCCTCGCTCCCCCGCTCGCTGCCCGGATCTACGGCTTGCAGGTGCTGGCTTCGCGGGTGGAAGATGACCCGTCCAACACCACCCGGTTCGTGGTCCTGGCGCCGGAAAAGGAATTGCCGTCCCGGGAGGCGCTGCCGGAAGCGGCTGTGACCAGTTTGCTGTTCCGGGTCCGGAACGTTCCTTCTGCCCTATTCAAGGCGCTTGGCGGGTTTGCCACGAACGGCGTGAACATGACAAGGCTGGAAAGCTACATGGTGGGCGACGAGTTTGCTGCCACCATGTTCATGGCCGACGTCGAAGGTCACCCCGAGGACCTGCCCGTCCGCCTGGCCCTTGAGGAGCTGGACTTCTTCACCACCGAAGTGCGCATTTTGGGCGTCTATGCCGCAGCCGAGTACCGGACCGGACAAGCAGCCGCAAGCTGA
- a CDS encoding aldehyde dehydrogenase family protein translates to METYDALLASITPDTGDTRTILDPATGTVVGKAPVHTLEDLERAIAAAAAAQPAWAALGHDARSAALLRAADAVERSAEELARLLSREQGKPLNGPNARFEVGACAAWLRTAAATVLEPETVVDDGETRAELHYRPIGVVGAIGPWNWPMMITIWQIAPALRMGNAVVVKPSEYTPLSVLALAKVLNEELPEGLLTVVSGGRDVGARLAEHPTIGKVMFTGSTATGKAIIRSSADTVKRLTLELGGNDAGIVLPDADPKAIAEGLFWGAFINTGQTCAALKRLYVHGDIYDAVCEELTAVAAAMPMGNGLDEGNVLGPLQNKQQFDIVARLVEDARDSGAKILLGGDPATDQPGYFYPATLVADIDNNNPLVAEEQFGPALPIIRYRTVDEAVTMANGLDVGLGASVWSADPAEARTVAARLEAGTVWINKHGAVDPRIPFGGAKQSGYGLEFGVEGLKALGVPQVING, encoded by the coding sequence ATGGAAACTTACGACGCCCTTCTGGCCTCGATCACCCCTGACACCGGCGACACCCGGACCATCCTTGACCCCGCCACCGGCACTGTCGTCGGCAAAGCGCCGGTGCACACGCTGGAGGACCTGGAGCGGGCCATTGCCGCTGCAGCCGCCGCCCAACCCGCGTGGGCGGCATTGGGCCATGACGCGCGGAGCGCCGCACTGTTGAGGGCCGCCGACGCCGTCGAACGCTCTGCCGAGGAACTCGCCCGCCTGCTCTCCCGCGAGCAGGGCAAACCCCTCAACGGCCCCAATGCACGGTTCGAGGTCGGCGCCTGCGCCGCCTGGCTCCGCACGGCTGCCGCCACCGTCCTGGAGCCGGAGACCGTGGTGGACGACGGCGAAACCCGCGCCGAACTGCACTACCGGCCCATCGGCGTCGTCGGGGCGATCGGGCCCTGGAACTGGCCCATGATGATCACCATCTGGCAGATCGCACCGGCCCTCCGGATGGGCAACGCCGTGGTGGTCAAACCGTCCGAATACACCCCGCTGTCCGTCCTGGCCCTGGCGAAAGTCCTCAACGAGGAACTGCCCGAAGGCCTCCTCACCGTCGTCTCCGGCGGCCGCGACGTCGGCGCAAGGCTGGCCGAGCACCCCACGATCGGCAAGGTGATGTTCACCGGCTCCACGGCCACGGGCAAAGCCATCATCAGGTCCTCCGCGGACACGGTCAAACGCCTCACCCTGGAACTCGGCGGCAACGACGCAGGCATCGTCCTGCCCGACGCCGACCCCAAGGCTATCGCGGAGGGCCTCTTCTGGGGCGCCTTCATCAACACCGGCCAGACCTGCGCGGCCCTGAAGCGCCTCTACGTCCACGGCGACATCTACGATGCCGTCTGCGAGGAACTCACCGCGGTCGCCGCCGCGATGCCCATGGGCAACGGCCTCGACGAGGGGAATGTGCTGGGCCCGCTGCAGAACAAGCAGCAGTTCGACATCGTGGCCCGGCTGGTAGAGGACGCCCGCGATTCCGGGGCCAAGATCCTGCTCGGCGGCGACCCGGCCACGGACCAGCCCGGCTACTTCTACCCCGCCACCCTGGTGGCCGACATCGACAACAACAATCCGCTGGTGGCCGAGGAACAGTTCGGCCCCGCCCTGCCCATCATCCGCTACCGCACGGTGGACGAGGCCGTCACTATGGCCAACGGACTCGACGTCGGACTCGGCGCCTCCGTCTGGTCCGCCGATCCGGCGGAAGCCCGCACGGTCGCGGCCCGGCTCGAGGCAGGCACCGTCTGGATCAACAAGCACGGCGCCGTTGACCCGCGCATCCCCTTCGGCGGCGCCAAGCAATCCGGCTACGGCCTGGAATTCGGCGTCGAAGGACTCAAGGCCCTCGGCGTACCCCAGGTCATCAACGGCTGA
- the hpaE gene encoding 5-carboxymethyl-2-hydroxymuconate semialdehyde dehydrogenase, with protein MTFTAEEATTHYVPQDLPTHIQHYINGEFVDSLSGKTFDVLDPVSNTNYATAAAGQKEDIDLAVAAARKAFTTGPWPRMKPRERSRVLNRIADAVEAQEARLAELETFDTGLPITQAKGQALRAAENFRFFADLIVAQFDDAMKVPGAQINYVNRKPIGVAGLITPWNTPFMLESWKLAPALATGNTVVLKPAEFTPLSASLWATIFKDAGLPDGVFNLVNGLGEEAGDALVKHPDVPLISFTGETTTGQTIFRNAAENLKGLSMELGGKSPCVVFADADLDAAIDSALFGVFSLNGERCTAGSRILVERAVYEEFCDKYAARAKNIVVGDPHDPKTEVGALVHPEHYAKVASYVEIGKTEGRLLAGGGRPAHLPEGNYIAPTVFADVAPDARIFQEEIFGPVVAITPFDTDDEALALANNTKYGLAAYIWTQNLTRAHNFSQNVEAGMVWLNSHNVRDLRTPFGGVKASGLGHEGGYRSIDFYTDQQAVHITLGTVHTPKFGA; from the coding sequence ATGACGTTCACTGCCGAAGAAGCTACAACCCACTACGTTCCGCAGGACCTTCCCACCCACATCCAGCACTACATCAATGGCGAATTCGTCGACTCCCTGAGCGGCAAGACCTTCGACGTCCTGGATCCGGTGTCCAACACCAACTACGCCACCGCCGCCGCCGGGCAGAAAGAGGACATCGACCTCGCTGTCGCGGCCGCCCGGAAGGCCTTCACCACCGGGCCGTGGCCGCGGATGAAGCCGCGGGAACGCTCCCGGGTCCTGAACAGGATCGCCGACGCCGTCGAAGCCCAGGAGGCACGGCTCGCCGAGCTCGAAACCTTCGACACCGGCCTGCCGATCACCCAGGCCAAGGGCCAGGCGCTGCGCGCGGCGGAGAACTTCCGGTTCTTCGCGGACCTGATCGTGGCCCAGTTCGACGACGCCATGAAAGTCCCTGGCGCCCAGATCAACTACGTCAACCGCAAGCCGATCGGCGTCGCGGGCCTCATCACGCCGTGGAACACGCCGTTCATGCTCGAGTCCTGGAAGCTCGCCCCGGCGCTGGCAACCGGCAACACCGTTGTCCTCAAGCCGGCCGAATTCACCCCGCTGTCCGCCTCGCTCTGGGCCACCATCTTCAAAGACGCCGGCCTGCCCGACGGCGTCTTCAACCTCGTCAACGGCCTCGGCGAGGAAGCCGGCGACGCGCTGGTGAAGCACCCGGACGTGCCGCTGATCTCCTTCACCGGCGAAACCACCACCGGCCAGACGATCTTCCGCAACGCCGCGGAAAACCTCAAGGGCCTGTCCATGGAGCTCGGCGGCAAGTCGCCGTGCGTGGTGTTCGCCGACGCCGACCTCGACGCCGCGATCGATTCCGCCTTGTTCGGCGTCTTCTCGCTCAACGGCGAGCGCTGCACGGCCGGCTCCAGGATCCTGGTGGAGCGTGCCGTGTATGAGGAATTCTGCGACAAGTACGCCGCCCGGGCCAAGAACATCGTGGTCGGCGACCCCCACGACCCCAAGACCGAGGTCGGGGCCCTGGTCCACCCGGAGCACTATGCCAAGGTGGCCTCCTACGTGGAAATCGGCAAAACCGAAGGCCGGCTGCTGGCCGGCGGCGGCCGCCCGGCCCACCTGCCGGAGGGCAACTACATCGCGCCCACCGTATTCGCCGACGTCGCACCGGACGCCCGGATCTTCCAGGAGGAAATCTTCGGCCCGGTCGTGGCGATCACCCCGTTCGATACCGACGACGAAGCACTCGCCCTGGCGAACAACACCAAGTACGGGCTCGCGGCGTATATCTGGACCCAGAACCTGACCCGGGCGCACAACTTCTCCCAGAACGTCGAGGCCGGCATGGTCTGGCTCAACAGCCACAACGTCCGCGACCTCCGCACCCCCTTCGGCGGCGTCAAGGCCTCCGGCCTGGGGCACGAGGGCGGCTACCGCTCCATCGACTTCTACACCGACCAGCAGGCCGTCCACATCACCCTCGGCACCGTCCACACTCCCAAATTCGGCGCCTAA
- a CDS encoding FAD-binding monooxygenase → MQFHHHGYVSGDPRVQPAAGVGIDRPTELPDEVDVLIVGTGPAGVVTAAQLSQFPGLTTRIVERRDGRLPIGQADGIQARSVETFQAFGFAERIIAEAYRITEMAFWKPDPADPSRIVRAARAVDDTTGISEFPHLIVNQARVLDYFGEFMANAPTRMAPDYGLEFRSLEVSDAGEYPVTVTLVHTAGPDEGRERIVRAKYVVGADGARSKVRDSIGCTLAGDQANHAWGVMDILAVTDFPDIRTKCAIQSGTGGSILLIPREGGYLFRMYVDLGEVDGNDKGAVRSTTIEQIIAQANEILHPYTLDVRNVAWHSVYEVAHRLTDRFDDVLPDQLGTRTPRVFITGDACHTHSAKAGQGMNVSMQDGFNLGWKLGHVLEGRSPESLLSTYSAERQVIAKNLIDFDKEWSTLMAKKPEEFESPSELEDFYVSTAEFPAGFMTQYAPSMLVGEADHQDLAAGFPIGKRFKSASVVRVCDTNPMHLGHHATADGRWRIYVFADAAAAGAPSPTTDFADWIATAPDSPLAATPRGADLDAWFDVKVIYQQDHTGVDIGAVPPVFKPLVGPFQLTDYEKVYATDPTADIFELRGLDRGGVVVVVRPDQYVANVLPLTATAELGAFFAPLLQAGNRTPELQDHAG, encoded by the coding sequence GTGCAGTTCCACCACCACGGTTACGTATCCGGTGACCCGCGAGTCCAGCCAGCTGCCGGCGTCGGCATCGATCGGCCCACAGAACTTCCTGACGAGGTCGACGTGCTCATTGTGGGCACCGGACCGGCGGGCGTTGTCACCGCCGCGCAGCTGTCCCAGTTCCCGGGCCTCACCACCCGGATCGTGGAGCGCCGCGACGGGCGGCTCCCCATTGGCCAGGCCGACGGCATCCAGGCCCGGAGTGTCGAGACCTTCCAGGCCTTCGGATTCGCCGAGCGGATCATCGCCGAGGCCTACCGCATCACCGAGATGGCCTTCTGGAAGCCGGACCCCGCGGACCCGTCCCGGATCGTCCGGGCCGCCCGCGCCGTGGACGACACGACAGGCATCAGCGAGTTCCCGCACCTCATCGTCAACCAGGCCCGCGTCCTGGACTACTTCGGCGAGTTCATGGCGAACGCGCCCACCCGCATGGCGCCTGACTACGGCCTGGAGTTCCGGAGCCTCGAGGTCTCCGACGCAGGCGAGTATCCCGTCACCGTCACCCTCGTCCACACTGCCGGCCCCGATGAGGGCCGGGAGCGCATTGTCCGGGCGAAGTACGTCGTCGGCGCGGATGGCGCCAGGAGCAAGGTCCGGGACTCGATCGGCTGCACCCTCGCGGGCGACCAGGCCAACCACGCCTGGGGCGTCATGGATATCCTCGCCGTCACGGACTTCCCGGACATCCGCACGAAGTGCGCGATCCAGTCCGGCACCGGCGGCAGCATCCTGCTGATCCCGCGCGAAGGCGGCTACCTGTTCCGCATGTATGTCGATCTTGGCGAGGTCGACGGGAACGACAAAGGCGCCGTGCGCAGCACCACCATCGAGCAGATCATTGCCCAGGCGAATGAGATCCTCCACCCCTATACCCTCGACGTCCGCAATGTTGCCTGGCACAGCGTGTATGAGGTCGCCCACCGCCTCACTGACCGGTTCGACGACGTCCTGCCGGACCAGCTGGGCACGCGCACGCCGCGCGTGTTCATCACCGGCGACGCATGCCACACGCACAGCGCCAAGGCCGGCCAGGGCATGAACGTTTCCATGCAGGACGGCTTCAACCTGGGCTGGAAGCTCGGGCACGTGCTCGAGGGCCGCAGCCCGGAAAGCCTGCTGTCCACGTATTCGGCCGAGCGCCAGGTCATCGCGAAGAACCTCATTGACTTCGACAAGGAGTGGTCGACGCTCATGGCGAAGAAGCCCGAGGAATTCGAAAGCCCCTCGGAGCTCGAGGACTTCTACGTGAGCACCGCCGAGTTCCCGGCCGGATTCATGACCCAGTACGCCCCGTCCATGCTCGTCGGCGAGGCCGACCACCAGGACCTGGCTGCCGGCTTCCCCATCGGCAAGCGCTTCAAGTCCGCGTCCGTTGTGAGGGTCTGCGACACCAACCCGATGCACCTGGGCCACCACGCCACGGCGGACGGGCGGTGGCGCATCTACGTCTTTGCCGACGCAGCAGCGGCCGGTGCCCCGTCACCCACCACGGACTTCGCCGACTGGATCGCGACCGCGCCGGACTCCCCGCTCGCCGCCACCCCCAGGGGGGCCGACCTCGACGCGTGGTTCGACGTGAAGGTGATCTACCAGCAGGACCACACGGGTGTCGACATCGGCGCGGTCCCCCCAGTGTTCAAGCCGCTGGTGGGCCCGTTCCAGCTCACGGACTACGAGAAGGTCTACGCCACCGATCCGACGGCGGACATCTTCGAGCTGCGCGGCCTGGACCGCGGCGGCGTCGTTGTGGTGGTCCGCCCGGACCAGTATGTGGCCAACGTCCTGCCCCTCACGGCGACGGCGGAGCTCGGCGCGTTCTTCGCGCCCCTCCTGCAGGCAGGCAACCGCACCCCCGAGCTCCAGGACCACGCGGGCTAA
- a CDS encoding fumarylacetoacetate hydrolase family protein: protein MEQVTDHLLAAARKVIAVHINYPSRAAQRGRTPGQPSYFLKPSSSLALSGSTVERPAGCELLGYEGEIALIIGKPARRVAIEDAWNHVGWITASNDLGVYDLRYADKGSNLRSKGGDGFTPVGPGLIAADAVDPAQLRIRTWHNGDLVQDDTTGDLLFPFARLVADLSQLLTLEEGDIILTGTPAGASVAKPGDVVEVEVSTESTTAGAAAAGFSTGRLVTRVEEGTTPFADFGAQPRTDDLQREEAYGSREAAGLAAVGHVLSPELKAKLESVCTATLSSQLRKRGLNNVSIDGLTSTRPDRRIVGLARTLRYVPNREDLFKTHGGGFNAQKKAIDSVNEGEILVMEARGEKGTGTIGDILALRAQVRGAAAVITDGGVRDFSAVAAMDMPTYYANPHPAVLGRRHIPWDTDITIACGGATVQPGDIIVADADGILVIPPALAEELADDSIAQEREEVFIAEMVAQGHSVDGLYPLNTAWRTKYEEWEAGKAND, encoded by the coding sequence TTGGAACAGGTCACCGACCACCTCCTGGCCGCAGCGCGCAAGGTCATTGCGGTCCACATCAACTACCCCAGCCGGGCAGCGCAGCGCGGCCGGACACCCGGGCAGCCGTCGTATTTCCTGAAGCCATCCTCCTCCCTGGCGCTCAGCGGCTCAACGGTGGAACGTCCCGCCGGCTGCGAACTCCTCGGGTACGAAGGCGAGATCGCCCTCATCATCGGCAAGCCGGCCCGGCGCGTGGCCATCGAGGACGCCTGGAACCACGTCGGGTGGATCACGGCCAGTAACGACCTTGGCGTCTACGACCTCCGCTACGCCGACAAGGGCTCCAACCTCCGGTCCAAGGGCGGCGACGGTTTCACGCCGGTGGGCCCGGGACTGATCGCCGCGGACGCCGTCGACCCGGCACAACTACGGATCCGCACCTGGCACAACGGCGACCTGGTCCAGGACGACACCACCGGTGACCTGCTCTTCCCGTTTGCCCGCCTGGTCGCTGATCTCTCCCAGCTGCTCACCCTCGAGGAAGGCGACATCATCCTCACCGGCACCCCCGCCGGGGCCTCCGTGGCCAAGCCGGGCGACGTCGTCGAAGTTGAAGTCAGCACCGAAAGCACGACGGCGGGCGCCGCCGCTGCCGGCTTCTCCACGGGCCGCCTGGTCACCCGGGTCGAGGAGGGCACGACGCCGTTCGCGGACTTCGGCGCGCAGCCCAGGACCGATGACCTCCAGCGGGAGGAAGCCTACGGCTCGCGTGAAGCGGCCGGACTCGCCGCCGTCGGACATGTCCTGTCGCCGGAGCTGAAGGCGAAGCTCGAAAGCGTCTGCACGGCCACCCTGTCCTCCCAGCTGCGCAAGCGCGGCCTGAACAACGTCAGCATCGACGGCCTGACCTCGACCCGCCCGGACAGGCGGATCGTGGGCCTGGCCCGGACCCTGCGCTACGTGCCCAACCGCGAGGACCTCTTCAAGACCCACGGCGGCGGCTTCAACGCCCAGAAGAAGGCCATCGACTCGGTCAACGAGGGCGAAATCCTCGTCATGGAGGCCCGCGGCGAAAAGGGCACCGGCACCATCGGCGACATCCTGGCCCTCCGCGCCCAGGTCCGAGGCGCCGCCGCCGTCATCACCGACGGCGGCGTCCGTGACTTCTCCGCCGTGGCTGCGATGGACATGCCCACCTATTACGCCAACCCGCACCCCGCAGTCCTCGGGCGCCGGCACATCCCGTGGGACACGGACATCACGATCGCCTGCGGCGGCGCCACCGTGCAGCCCGGGGACATCATCGTGGCGGACGCGGACGGCATCCTGGTGATCCCGCCGGCCCTGGCCGAAGAACTCGCGGACGATTCCATCGCCCAGGAACGCGAGGAAGTCTTCATCGCCGAGATGGTGGCACAGGGTCACAGCGTGGACGGCCTCTACCCGCTGAACACCGCATGGCGGACCAAGTACGAGGAATGGGAAGCAGGCAAAGCCAATGACTGA
- a CDS encoding GntR family transcriptional regulator, giving the protein MTDTATATGTNTGTHPAAHTVSKSEQAYAAVKARIVDGAYSPGYRLVLAKIAEDLGVSVVPVREAIRRLEAEGLVTFERNVGATVAGIDPTEYLYTMQTLSIVEGAATALSAPLIGPADIARARAVNAEMRACLQHFDPVRFTRLNQDFHSMLFEHCPNPHILDLVHRGWNRLASLRSSTFRFVPRRAHESVDEHEALLKLIESGATSDEIEKAARLHRSATLDAYLAQAAATDQHTPQQ; this is encoded by the coding sequence ATGACTGACACGGCGACTGCCACAGGCACAAACACAGGTACTCACCCCGCCGCGCACACAGTCAGCAAGTCCGAGCAGGCCTACGCGGCCGTCAAGGCCCGGATCGTGGACGGGGCCTACTCCCCCGGCTACCGGCTGGTGCTGGCGAAGATCGCCGAGGATCTGGGCGTCAGTGTGGTGCCGGTCCGCGAAGCCATCCGCCGGCTCGAGGCCGAAGGGCTGGTGACATTCGAGCGGAACGTCGGCGCCACCGTCGCCGGGATCGACCCCACCGAGTACCTCTACACGATGCAAACCCTCAGCATCGTGGAAGGTGCCGCCACGGCCCTTTCTGCTCCCCTGATCGGGCCGGCGGACATAGCCCGTGCCCGCGCCGTCAACGCCGAGATGCGCGCATGCCTGCAGCACTTCGACCCCGTCCGGTTCACCCGGCTGAACCAGGACTTCCACAGCATGCTGTTCGAGCACTGCCCCAACCCCCACATCCTGGACCTCGTCCACCGTGGCTGGAACCGGCTCGCCTCGCTGCGGTCCTCCACGTTCCGCTTCGTCCCCCGCCGCGCCCACGAATCGGTCGACGAACACGAGGCACTCCTGAAGCTCATCGAGTCGGGCGCCACTTCCGACGAGATCGAAAAGGCCGCCCGCCTCCACCGCTCCGCCACCCTGGACGCCTACCTCGCCCAGGCCGCTGCAACCGACCAGCACACGCCCCAGCAGTAA
- a CDS encoding APC family permease — translation MSISKSEPRTAEDNPRAEHSTALRAGSVGVMGILFFVLSAQAPLTGIVGASPLAAALGNGPGAPGAYLVVGIVIVIFAVGFVAMSRKIQANGAFYAYVTAAFGRKTGAGAAWLALLAYSTVQAAMYGLYGAAFSGLLGSAGVVVPWWLLAVVTMAGVQMLGSLNIELGARVLAVLVGLEVAILLMFGITVLLRGGGPEGISLAASFSPAAIATGAPGVAIMFAVASMFGFESTAIYSAEAKDAHRTVARATYLSVGVISVFFAFISWMLVSYYGPSRVMDAAGAALESGDSTSFVLTPMVELFGPWAGIATGVLLVTSLLAGIIAFHNGINRYLHSLALRGSMPGVVAHTNRHRAPAVAARIQTVIAFLLMAPFALLSLDPVLTLFSWFSGLAVAALLVLYILCSLAVVAYFRRERVAGQVWQTKVAPILATLLLGWVLSLVVSNFTALIGGSTETAMGLLTAVPVVFAAGVLVEVGVERKAARAGVPA, via the coding sequence ATGAGTATTTCAAAATCCGAGCCCCGGACCGCGGAAGACAATCCCCGCGCCGAGCACTCCACCGCCCTGCGCGCCGGCAGCGTCGGCGTCATGGGCATTCTCTTCTTTGTTTTGTCCGCCCAGGCGCCATTGACCGGAATCGTCGGGGCGTCGCCGCTGGCCGCGGCCCTCGGCAACGGCCCCGGAGCGCCCGGTGCGTACCTGGTGGTGGGTATCGTCATCGTCATCTTTGCGGTCGGGTTCGTGGCGATGAGCCGCAAGATCCAGGCCAACGGCGCGTTCTACGCCTATGTGACCGCCGCCTTTGGGCGCAAGACCGGAGCGGGAGCCGCGTGGCTCGCGCTCCTGGCCTACAGCACAGTCCAGGCCGCAATGTACGGGCTGTACGGCGCGGCGTTCTCGGGGCTCCTCGGGTCCGCCGGCGTCGTGGTTCCCTGGTGGCTGCTGGCCGTGGTCACGATGGCCGGCGTGCAGATGCTCGGATCCCTCAACATCGAACTTGGTGCGCGCGTCCTGGCGGTACTTGTTGGACTCGAAGTCGCCATCCTGCTCATGTTCGGCATCACTGTGCTGCTGCGGGGCGGCGGCCCGGAGGGAATTTCGCTCGCGGCGTCCTTCTCTCCCGCGGCGATCGCCACCGGAGCCCCGGGCGTCGCCATCATGTTCGCCGTCGCCTCCATGTTCGGCTTCGAATCCACGGCCATCTACTCGGCCGAGGCCAAGGATGCCCACCGCACAGTGGCCCGTGCCACCTACCTGTCGGTGGGGGTCATCTCGGTGTTCTTCGCCTTCATCTCGTGGATGCTGGTCAGCTACTACGGCCCATCGCGCGTCATGGACGCCGCGGGGGCGGCGCTCGAATCAGGCGACTCCACCTCCTTCGTGCTGACACCGATGGTGGAACTCTTCGGGCCGTGGGCCGGGATCGCCACCGGCGTCCTGCTCGTGACCTCGCTGCTGGCCGGCATCATCGCCTTCCACAACGGCATCAACCGCTACCTCCATTCGCTGGCACTGCGCGGGTCCATGCCCGGCGTCGTCGCCCATACCAACCGGCACCGTGCCCCCGCCGTCGCCGCACGGATCCAGACCGTAATCGCGTTCCTGCTCATGGCGCCGTTCGCCCTGCTGTCCCTGGACCCGGTCCTGACCCTCTTTTCCTGGTTCAGCGGGCTGGCCGTGGCCGCGCTCCTGGTCCTGTACATCCTGTGCTCCCTGGCCGTCGTCGCGTATTTCCGGCGCGAAAGAGTGGCCGGCCAGGTCTGGCAGACCAAAGTGGCGCCGATACTCGCCACCCTGCTTCTTGGCTGGGTTCTGTCCCTCGTGGTCAGCAACTTCACGGCGCTGATTGGCGGCAGCACCGAAACGGCCATGGGCCTGCTGACCGCTGTCCCCGTAGTGTTTGCGGCCGGCGTCTTGGTGGAAGTCGGCGTCGAGCGCAAGGCCGCCCGGGCCGGGGTCCCCGCGTAG